The nucleotide sequence AGTGCATTCTAGCATCTAGTTTCTATTAGAGACTTAGAGTCTCAATGTTATACTAAACCTTGCTATCCTATGTTTTTTTCTATATAGAATACACATGAAGAAAACCTGTTACCCTCTACAAAGTTGCAACATAACCAGAAGTGTGCAAATACATGAAATTGATACCATCACTAAGGGGAAGGATAGAGAATTAAGTTATATCCATTCACTAATTTATCCTGGATTTGGGTACACTTGGGTATCATTACAGGTGTATTAGAGAAATAAAAACACAGAACAGCAAACTTCGACCCTCTTTACCATGGTAGTTTATGTTCTTAGTCGCCTGGTGTCAGTAGCTGCTCATAATGGACTGGTTAAGGGGGTCCGATTAGAGGCTGATGTGAATGACTTCTTGGAACCAAAGGTACCCTCTGTCCATAGTTTGTATATCTCAAGATTGTTTGAGTTCATTTTTGGGATTAAGACTGACAAGGCTAAAAGTGGTAAAGTAGGGGTAAATCCAACAGTCAGAGATTTACTCTGCTTTCACTACTTTGGCTGGATGTCAACCCCTTCAATGGCTTCCCACTTGGCttctaaatattttctttagaaATTTTCGTGTGAGTGATGTTTTTCTTCTACTTCCGTATGTGTCTTTTCTTCCTTAATGAAATAACTTCTTTCAAACCCCCATCACGAAAAAGAAATTACACAGACACACACTATCACAAGTCAAAAATATGCACTCTAGTTAGCATGCTTATCATGTAACTTTGAGAAGATCCAAAATCCAAACCCTctcatcttttaaaaatatcaaaagaataaAAGTAGATTCAAAAGTAGAGCATGTTGTATGCATACTTGAATTCCGTCCAGTAAATCCTGAAGTGATTCATTTAAAGCTGCAAGCTCAGCAgaattttttcctacaaaatggaagaaatggtcaaattaccaacaaaaaaaaaatatagaaaaccTACATTATGCAACAACTAAAACCTTTTACGTGGAGTCAACTGTACATATTGGATCAAATGGTGTCAATGCCATACAATAAACCACTGTTTAATCTAAATCTCCTGTAATGGTTTAGGTTATAGTTGTCTCCTTCTACCTCTAACTATTGGACTATCATCTATTGGATTATCCTCCTTAACAGTGCTTCTATAGGTGTTCTCTACACATGTGCAAACCACCTAAAGAATGCCTATGTGCATTACATAGCGCAGATTGGAGGATTGTGTTGCGCAGTTAAAAGCCAAACTAAAACCTTGTTGACTGTTTATGGCATTGATGATCAAGTAAAAATCTAAACTACAATACATTAGATATAACTTTTAAGAggagtgctagcaacactcactCAAAACACTCTCTCCTTTATTAAGTGAAATCAATGTGGATCCCACACATTGGAAATGAGATccacataaagtggtgggaCACGCATATGTTTCACCCAATTAAAGAGGAAGTGTTAGAGTGAATGTTGAAaaaagagtgttgctagcacttCTCAACTTCAAAAGTACAAAGCCGCTATTTGAAAAAAGTCAGGCATATATACCAGATTTACTGTCATTCTCATCGATGTCCATAATTcccaaatcatcatcatcatcgtaaCCAGCTTTGTTGCCGTTAACAACACCACCTGGAGGAACAAGTGTAGGAACTTCAAAGCACATGAAGTGTGCAAAAAACGAACTCTGCAATGTAAACCATGAAGAATTATACATtttattatcaaaaaaaattgtgttgaaaTAAAGGAATATTAAACTTTTACCTCATCCACCAGAAGTGGGATAAAAATTGTGAGCATCTTTGCATAAGCATCAGATACTGTAGAAGTATCGGTAGCATTTACATTCTGACCAGAACCAGTTGAGCCTTCAAGCCAAACAGTTGGATTTCTAGATGCTTTTGTACTAGCACGGAGTTCGTTGGCAAACTCACGGGCCTGTAAATAAATGTTAGAAATTTCAACTGCATTAATATGCATACCAAAACATAAAAAGCAAAGCATATGACCCAGAACTCACATGTAATAAGGTTACTTCTCAGttcataaaagataaaaaagcgAGTTGTGGAACAAACTTTGACATCTTATGATCAAGTAACAAATAAAAGCAATATAATGTAACTGACCTCCCGGCGAAGAAGCAAGTTTAGAGAACTGCAATAAGCTTTTCTCAGTGGACCCAAGCAATTCTTGTCAAGGCTCTGCAAGTGTGTAGGAAGATAATTTAGATAGAAAACAAAGAATATCACTCCAAAAATATACGCATGCAGGAATAATAGGTCCTCTGTATTTAACCTTCAAATGCTGAAGAAGACGTGCATATGTCCTGCACTTGTACCGCAGGTCAGCATGGTCAGGTCTCTTCAACTGTCCCCGCTGTTTAGAGTAAGCAGACAATGTGAAACCAATAAATTCAATCCAAGAATTCAAAAGTAACGATTCTGAAACGAATTTAGAGAAAATACCTGAGAAAAGTAACTTTTATCACTTATCATGAAGTCCACCAAACTAGCAAAGTAATTTCTCAAGAATTCAGAAGCTCTCCTGACAAAAgtagattttaatttttcaagttCTGCACGCTTCTCTTTAACCTGTAGAGCACGACGAGCAATCAAAATAGATGACTTTAAGGTCCCATACAAATTTTCCAGGGTATCTCTCTCTTTGCTTTGTGATCCCAAATTCATAGTACTCTCAATTCTCTCCATCCAATTAAAGTTGTagaaattaatgaataaaaatcaCAATCAACTTCCTTAGCCAGATGATTTAACAAAGAGAAAAGTAAAACAGAGAACATACAGCTCTCATAATTGCATAAGTGGGGTCAATGTTGGGCACTTCAAGACCGCGCAAGGCACTAGTCAACCATTCACATGCTTCTACATTTTGAAGCATGCGTTCTTCATCAAATGAACCTCCTGTCAAACACGTTGCAAACTACACCCACAAAGGCgccattaaaataaataagccAGGTAAGTTCATCCAGCTAAAATTAGATACAATTTACTGATAAGGACATACCTCAGAAGGTACACGCAACCGCTCAAGAAGCTTATCAAGCTCCTCGATGAGAGATTTGTTATTTACCGATTGCATTTGCAAGCTGTTATTACGGGTTTCTATCTGGACACAATCaccatcaaaacaaacaaaaagtaaGAGATCCccgattttaaaatttctaatcTGAAATCATATCAACTAGACAACTTACAGAAGCAAACAAAgctagaaaaaaagaaaaaaaaaatcaaagcagaAAGCAACTTCCCACTCCCAGCACCAAAAAATGGTTGCTTCTAaaccataaattattttttcagatATCATCCAAATCTaagtaatattattttaaactcAAAAGGAAGATAttaaaaagggaaaaagaaaccttttttatttgcttattttagagaaaagaagagaactTTGGAAAGAGAAAACAGCATAATGGAAGGtggataaaaattaaaatatcccCGAGACTAATTCACACACCAGAGAGAGAGGTGGTGGCAGAGTAAGAGAGAGAACCCACAATCCCTCTCTATACCAAAATGCCCTGATGAGGCCACAAGACAAACTCCAAAGAGGAAAAGAGATGATGTTTGTACACTTCTATCTTCATATCAAGAGGCAACATAATGTCCCTTAATACGAGAATTTTACTCTTACTAAACACGACTAATAAGTAACAACATAAATGCACGTGACATGAAGTTTTTCCTTATTATTCCAGCTGAATACTTTTCCGCTAACCCCTCATACAAATAAAAACTGCTCCAAATTAAGCAGGGTACCCAAGATCCACTAGAGATTCTTTCTTTTAGTTTTAAACTGGAAACTGAACAGTGCAATGAGTAGCTGTTTCCAAGCAAACAGAAATATCAGGAGATTAATCTCTTATTTCCATTTCTGTTCTTAAGGACTTTGGGAAGTAAAGTTCAAGATACAAATAAATGAGTTGAAAGTATAACAGAGAAAACAAAAGGGTAGCATCAATAGAAATGAGGTTGGACCATAAAAATTGAACACAACGCACTAAACTAATGCATAAATTTCCTTTTCCTTGCCTGAACAAAGgaacaaagaaaccaaacaaatgTGTAGCTATTCCAGAAAACACTACCATTACAAACACAAAGTTGTACCAAGGAAAAAATACAGCCTTGATTGAAGGGTACAAGCCCTTACCGATGCTATATCCTCTCTCATGTGGCGGAGTTTAACATTGAATGTGCCTAACCATTCATCCATATCGTCTACAACATTTGTTGCTGCTTCAAGCCCATACAACACCTGCGACACACAACTTAGTACGACTCTTTCGAAGTTATAGTATTTGCCTTTaaagtataaattttttaaaaaaattcaaaatattactaACATTAATATTGATGTGAATGATATTATGCTGGATGTTATTAcataaaacaaagcattaatccgtattaaaaatcatatatattctCATATATTCTAACCCTCCTCAAGCCAAAGCATATTAAGCTTTAAGCttgttacaaattttttatttggaaaacTATCTTATATTATACTCCCTTTGTCCCTCAATAACTGTCACatttgaccatttcacacagattaagaaaagatgacaaatgaaagaaagagaatggtGATTGTACTATATTATCCTTATTAACCTttggtgtattttttattatcataaatGTGAAGTGGAAAATAATGATTTGGGAGAATTTACATAGTATTAATTAGACAATACAATTGAGGGGGGAAAATCAATTAAAACTACATTGAACATTGAAAATGACACTCTTTTTGGGACAACTTTTTTTGTTGCAGATGCGACAATTATCATGGGACAGAGGGTGTAAGATTTAAGATATTACAAGAAACTATCTTTGATAGTTTCTTGTTATCTCTTTACCATCCAACATTTCGTCCAataaaccaaataaaaatatatataaaatattgtattttacaATATATTGCATAGTGTATTTAGGTAAATGACTCATTACTTTTCTTGTATTTTCCATCATCCATCTAACAATATAAAGGACAAAGATGTGACTCAAATGTTTGCCCTGTTTGTTCACCCTATTATAGACCCTCTATCTTTTACAGTTTTTAGTTTCATCCGAATCAATCTAGCTTTAGTTTGATCCACGGATTCTTTTCATCTTGAATGATCATATTTTGGTTGCATAAAGAGTGCTTCCAGTTTTGTACTTCTTAATTTTCAATTCTTGTTGCAAATTTGGGTACAAGTTGTAGGGATAGATCCTCATTTTTAATGATCTCCAAGTTGGATCATATCAAAGAAGTTAATAACAACCAAACAAAAGTGGTCaactcttctttcttttttttaattaaaaagcgGTCAATTCTGACAACAGTAATACCTCATTTATCAAAGGCTCGCTTTCTAAAATGGCATGCACATTTGCTGCTTCCAGAGCCTGGAGCTCTCTCTTCAGTCTTTCAGAAAATTCTTCTGCTTCACCAACACCCATGACATACCTGCACCTTAGAAAATCTTAATCATTAGACATTGtgaaaaatgtaatttagcACAAAACTTATGCATGTCCAactgacaattttttatttaaactttGACAAATATGTTACAACTTAAAGCCATTACGTTCAGCATTTTCTGTTCACATATGAATTCTCTAAACTAGGAAGTATGGATACGGCCAGGGATGAATCCAGAAAATTTTGATGATAGGGGTAAAAAGtagtttataatattttctcaaGAGTGAAGGCCCAAAgatacccttaaaaaaaattacaaacacaTACTTGTTCCCTAAGAATTGAAAATACCaatttgctcaaaaatttcaaatgtcATAGAAGTTATTCCTTGATAGATACTAAAATAtcactataaaataaatttgagcagacatttgaaatttatgaaagcaaaataaaattttattaaatatggtGCCGTAAAGTTTTATTGTGGGGGCAATTGTCCCTACTGCCTGGTACATAGATCCATCTTTAGATATGAGCACGACACAGAGggatacataaaaaaaattaaaattaaaggacATAGCATGGATATCATACAACAAACAAATCCAATTCAAATTTAagattttacataaaaaaaaataaaaaaaatcagaagggaaaaaatcaatgttttaaaagttaGCATGATTGTAGAAACAGTAAAACATTTATCTAAAGTTTGTACTTTGTAGTGTTTCCCATTTGtcttgtgaaaaaaaaattaaaaaaaaaaaaaaactattaatgcCAAAGGCTCCCCCTGTCATAATTATCATCCGCCCCTGTAAGTGTCCTACATGAATATGTGCCCAATAAGGGTATACCTACAATTTTGGAGTGTTTGTACTTCCTTGTCCATGTAcctatattataaataaaatttggcaAGAAATTGTATAAAGGAAGACAGAGATGACCTGTGTCCCTAGAATTTAAAGGACTTAATTCAGCAATtgaataaatagataaataaatagacGCTATTTCCAGCATATTCTTACTAATCGTAAATATTTAACCTTAATAGCATTTGAGTCAAAGAAGATTATCACTTACGTTCCCAAAAGAGCCTCCATGTCCTCTTCCTCTGCCTGGGAGACAAGGTCTTTTTCAACATTGACTTTCAACTCTCTCTCAGTCATAGCGGAAGCAACAGGACCACCATCTTTCACATTACTCTGAGTTGAAACAGGGGCTCTATTTTCCTATTTcacatttttgtaaaaacaattacTCCCTTTGTCTCATATTAATTgtcaaaattgcaacaaaaaattgtcctaaaacaattgtcattttttgttttcaatgtaacattaattactttttccaATAATACCCTCTAAGTCATATTGTGTGTATCACTCCGAAGGTATTATTTTCCACTGAGCATTTATGAtatcaaaaatcaattaaaagttAATGAggttaatttggtaaaattgttgTTCTCTTTCATTCATTTACTATAACTTCGCCttaatttgtgtgaaatgacatactttgacaatttttgtggaatggagggagtatccAATGGCATTTAACCACTGATGTGAAGTTCAAAATGAGAGAGATAATTCCAATTAAGACATCTATAATctataatattaatatgtttGAATGGGAGATAAGAAGGGGGAAGGCAAGGATTTACTCAAATTAAATCAGGGAAAGTAACTTTCCAATTTTATAACTTCTAACTCTCAAGTAAGGGAAAGAGAATTGTCCTTCTTTCCTCacttaaaaacatcaaaacaaggAAGCTTAAACTCCCCCTTCCATCCTGTTATCTCTCTTCCCTCTACTCAAAATTTCCGAACAGATTTAGAGTTTAAGATCCTCAGCTTGAAGTCGTGGAGTTGATAATAAATAAGACTGTGACACTCCAAAGATTCCACGCATagtaagttattattattaagcggTAAAGTAAGAAAGTATTCATTAGAACAGAACCATGGCTATTTGATTGTAAAGAAGCACTTATAAGACTGGATTATAGAAGACCATGCACCTTAGCCCAAAGAGCCAACTCCACAACATCTATACCAACGACCTTAGGAAGGCGACCCAAAACATCTTTAGAGATGGTCAAGATGCAAAGAAGGAGACGattcctacaaaataaaaaaataaaaaacatgattaGCAAACTTTCCTCCCCTCACGTACAACTCAACCACTAAATTATACACTCTTAGATTAACACTCCTCTCAACAATACCTGTCATCAATATTTCGCATCGTCCATTGCGGAGGAGCCACACTTTGGCTTCTAAGGTTATCAAATCCCTACAAGACATATGCATTCATCAATTCAAGAAGCAAATGATTAGGAAGGCATTAAGAAACGACCATCAAAGTAGGGAATGGTTGCTTCTCATACAGCTTTTGTGCCAGAAACTGAGAACATTGTGTAGAATCAGAGCATAAGATCTTTCATGTATGGAACATTACCAGTGTAAATGTACATCCACTAGGATCGTTTGTTAAAACTTCTACTTTTGAAAGATGCCTTAGCTTGTATAGTTTTGCAGGCTGCAAGTAGAAGAAACTAGTTAGTAGAAGGAATGCTgaaccaaacaaaaacaaaaaataaacacgGAATGAAAAACAACAGTCAAAGAGGTATCACTAGCTACTCTAAGCATTGGATCTTAAGAGTGTGGTAGGAGATCATAAGATGAAACCCACGGAAACTACAAAATCAAGCATGTCCc is from Medicago truncatula cultivar Jemalong A17 chromosome 1, MtrunA17r5.0-ANR, whole genome shotgun sequence and encodes:
- the LOC11419215 gene encoding exocyst complex component SEC3A; translated protein: MAKSTGDDVELRRACESAIEDPKQKIILSIRVAKSHGILGKSSKLSSRHMAKPRVLALSTLTKGQTTTAFLRVLKYSTGGVLEPAKLYKLRHLSKVEVLTNDPSGCTFTLGFDNLRSQSVAPPQWTMRNIDDRNRLLLCILTISKDVLGRLPKVVGIDVVELALWAKENRAPVSTQSNVKDGGPVASAMTERELKVNVEKDLVSQAEEEDMEALLGTYVMGVGEAEEFSERLKRELQALEAANVHAILESEPLINEVLYGLEAATNVVDDMDEWLGTFNVKLRHMREDIASIETRNNSLQMQSVNNKSLIEELDKLLERLRVPSEFATCLTGGSFDEERMLQNVEACEWLTSALRGLEVPNIDPTYAIMRAVKEKRAELEKLKSTFVRRASEFLRNYFASLVDFMISDKSYFSQRGQLKRPDHADLRYKCRTYARLLQHLKSLDKNCLGPLRKAYCSSLNLLLRREAREFANELRASTKASRNPTVWLEGSTGSGQNVNATDTSTVSDAYAKMLTIFIPLLVDESSFFAHFMCFEVPTLVPPGGVVNGNKAGYDDDDDLGIMDIDENDSKSGKNSAELAALNESLQDLLDGIQEDFYAVVDWAYKIDPLRCISMHGITERYLSGQKADAAGFVRLLLGDLESRISMQFSRFVDEACHQIERNERNVRQMGVLSYIPRFAILATRMEQYIQGQSRDLVDQAYTKFVSVMFTTLEKISQTDPKYADIFLFENYAAFQNSLYDLANIVPTLAKFYHQASEAYEQACTRHISMIIYVQFERLFQFARRIEDLMFTVAPEEIPFQLGLSKMDLRKMLKTSLSGVDKSINAMYKKLQKNLTSEELLPSLWDKCKKEFLDKYEGFAQLVAKIYPNETFTSVAEMKGILANM